A stretch of the Lactuca sativa cultivar Salinas chromosome 9, Lsat_Salinas_v11, whole genome shotgun sequence genome encodes the following:
- the LOC111920259 gene encoding autophagy-related protein 18a, which produces MATVSSFSSPSWPNPSPNHHSDDHSSVVPTVDGSEDFSSLLPPIKTNPTQQQQSQYTHEEGDDNVRDWLNQFLPDNEVGIHDVNGSSQDPDRVPVHDSTLIPQPHMEDPDFHEHASPPPPSALSLLHVSFNQDDGCFASGINHGFRIYNCDPFREIFRRDFENGGGIAIVEMLFRCNILALVGGGPEPQYPPNKVMIWDDHKSRCIGELSFRSEVRGVRLRRDRIIVVLEQKILVYNFSDLKLLHQIETFTNPKGLCEVSQGSSNFVLVCPGLQKGQVRVEHYASKKTKFILAHDSRIACFTLAQDGHMIATASTKGTLIRIFDTHDGTLLQEVRRGADRAEIYSLAFSSTIQWLAVSSDKGTVHVFSLKPSQGIIDKGKAITESSDQNHNNNTTPVSSSSSSLSFIKGVLPKYFSSEWSVAQFRLVEGCQYIVAFGHQKNTVVIIGMDGSFYRCKFDPTTGGEMTQLEYHNFVKPENSF; this is translated from the exons ATGGCAACCGTTTCGTCTTTTTCCTCTCCCTCATggccaaaccctagccctaatcaTCACTCAGACGATCACTCCTCTGTAGTCCCCACCGTCGATGGAAGCGAAGATTTCTCGTCACTGCTACCACCAATCAAAACAAACCCTACTCAACAACAGCAAAGTCAGTACACTCACGAAGAGGGCGATGATAATGTTAGGGATTGGCTTAACCAGTTTCTTCCGGATAATGAAGTAGGTATACACGATGTAAACGGATCTTCTCAAGATCCGGATCGGGTTCCGGTTCATGACAGTACCCTAATTCCACAACCTCACATGGAGGATCCAGATTTCCATGAACATGcttctcctcctcctccttcagCTCTTTCGCTTCTTCACGTATCCTTCAATCAAGATGACGGTTGTTTTGCTTCTGGTATCAATCATGGATTTAGAATCTACAACTGTGATCCTTTCCGCGAGATTTTTCGTCGAGATTTCGAGAACGGAGGCGGGATTGCGATAGTGGAGATGCTATTTCGTTGCAATATACTTGCGTTAGTCGGTGGTGGTCCGGAACCACAGTATCCTCCCAATAAGGTTATGATCTGGGACGATCATAAGAGCCGATGCATTGGTGAGCTGTCTTTTAGATCTGAAGTTCGTGGAGTTCGGCTAAGACGAGACCGAATCATCGTGGTTTTGGAACAGAAGATATTGGTATACAATTTCTCGGATTTGAAGTTGTTGCATCAAATTGAGACGTTTACGAATCCAAAAGGGCTTTGTGAGGTTTCCCAGGGGTCGAGTAATTTTGTGCTTGTTTGTCCAGGTCTGCAGAAGGGGCAAGTTAGGGTTGAACATTATGCTTCGAAAAAAACAAAGTTTATTCTAGCTCACGATTCACGGATTGCGTGCTTCACTCTGGCACAGGATGGGCATATGATTGCTACAGCCAGCACCAAAGGAACTCTAATTCGAATTTTCGATACACATGATGGGACACTGTTGCAGGAG GTAAGAAGGGGTGCAGATAGAGCAGAAATATATAGCCTAGCGTTTTCATCTACAATCCAATGGCTGGCAGTTTCTAGTGACAAAGGCACCGTTCATGTGTTTAGCCTGAAGCCCAGCCAAGGCATAATAGACAAAGGCAAGGCTATTACTGAATCATCCGACCAGAATCACAATAACAATACTACCCCTGTTTCTTCGTCAAGCTCGTCTCTCTCCTTCATTAAAG GAGTGTTGCCTAAGTACTTCAGCTCAGAGTGGTCGGTAGCCCAGTTCCGGTTGGTTGAAGGTTGTCAGTACATTGTTGCATTTGGGCACCAAAAGAATACAGTGGTTATTATTGGCATGGATGGAAG TTTTTATAGATGCAAATTTGATCCTACAACTGGTGGGGAGATGACACAACTGGAATATCATAACTTTGTGAAG
- the LOC111920260 gene encoding uncharacterized protein LOC111920260, with translation MNTNKMFTSSKGIYGQPLRRYKPIRHHHGYIWTTIKEIQAHKTSSWLLWPGQTMVLQIAFLMSRCSKRLRSDGFSSKTNHSCETYSRFAKLVVEVENPKGELMGDGKNQSFTPNAHNIEARFLDKEI, from the exons ATGAACACCAACAAGATGTTTACGAGTTCTAAG GGTATATATGGACAACCATTAAGGAGATACAAGCCCATAAGACATCATCATG GGTATATATGGACAACCATTAAGGAGATACAAGCCCATAAGACATCATCATG GCTACTGTGGCCAGGGCAAACTATGGTTCTACAAATAGCGTTTTTGATGTCAAG GTGTTCGAAAAGGCTAAGAAGCGATGGTTTTTCTTCGAAAACAAATCATTCATGTGAAACTTATTCTAG ATTTGCAAAACTTGTTGTAGAGGTGGAGAACCCAAAAGGAGAGCTGATGGGAGATGGGAAGAATCAGTCATTTACCCCTAATGCTCATAATATTGAAGCTCGATTTTTGGATAAAGAAATTTAA
- the LOC111920262 gene encoding uncharacterized protein LOC111920262 isoform X2 — MPKGPPLNGGTPYPRRSSFLPRRNVAGHRISVTTCQLQENENSDQSISEDDDLDGDLPEDHVSLGISAEEKGKVQILSQLDMLRDASEDMHERHETCLLQKRQADTCVEDDVEFPYFFGTKSKFTYNPQGCNSDEEIVSDNEVGGNWLQLSNKYFTSEADCGSFQFHPVSARSKRSCKGGQGKAKTKAKCKFSFRTQLHKDHLFQEEDGTTTTVKCNKTKSTSEQLADKKRSILSISDHIYTDIDIEDDPDCLVSDSESSEEDKAPPPPPPHEPKQKTIADQFHEALGAASTNEDGGHMYAVSRHTHTGFGLCGKLQHVMRMEKERDLYFLSKLQKQDEEGCFEVKILSRSWEGKLTVCSCSSIENEEQTKNLSIIFSSRICGDVDLDVGMMVRIHPPWKQVNVKGKQHNTNTYTILSTYYSQI; from the exons ATGCCCAAGGGTCCGCCGTTGAATGGTGGAACACCATACCCGCGGAGGTCATCCTTCTTACCAAGGAGAAATGTGGCGGGCCACCGTATTTCCG TGACTACTTGTCAACTGCAGGAAAATGAAAATTCTGATCAGAGTATATCAG AGGATGATGATTTGGATGGAGACTTGCCAGAAGATCACGTCTCATTGGGCATTTCAGCTGAAGAAAAG GGTAAAGTACAAATTCTTTCTCAACTTGATATGCTCAGAG ATGCTAGTGAAGACATGCATGAACGACATGAAACGTGTTTACTTCAAAAG AGGCAAGCAGATACCTGTGTGGAAGATGATGTTGAATTCCCATATTTTTTTGGCACCAAAAGCAAATTCACCTACAATCCCCAGGGATGCAACTCAGATGAAGAAATTGTCTCTGATAATGAG GTGGGAGGAAATTGGTTACAGTTGAGTAATAAATACTTCACTTCAGAGGCTGATTGTGGTTCCTTTCAGTTTCATCCTGTATCTGCCAGATCAAAAAGGTCATGTAAAG GTGGCCAAGGCAAAGCCAAAACCAAAGCCAAGTGCAAGTTTTCTTTTAGGACACAGTTGCATAAGGACCACCTCTTTCAAGAGGAAGATGGAACTACAACTACTGTGAAG TGCAATAAAACAAAGTCCACCTCCGAACAGCTTGCTGACAAAAAGAGAAGCATATTATCAATTAGTGATCATATATACACAGACATAGACATAGAGGATGATCCCGATTGTTTGGTCAGTGATTCAGAGTCATCAGAAGAAGACAaggcaccaccaccaccaccaccacat GAGCCTAAACAGAAGACCATAGCTGATCAATTTCATGAAGCTTTAGGGGCTGCTTCTACAAACGAAGATGGGGGGCATATGTATGCAGTTTCTAGACATACTCATACAGG GTTTGGTTTATGTGGGAAGTTGCAGCATGTAATGCGTATGGAGAAGGAAAGAGATTTATATTTTTTGAGCAAATTGCAAAAACAAG ATGAAGAGGGTTGTTTTGAGGTGAAGATACTGTCCAGATCTTGGGAAGGAAAGCTGACTGTCTGTTCATGTTCTTCCATTGAAAATGAGGAG CAAACGAAGAATTTGAGCATCATATTTAGCTCAAGAATATGTGGTGATGTGGATCTTGATGTTGGGATGATGGTTCGTATTCACCCTCCATG GAAACAAGTGAATGTAAAGGGGAAGCAACACAACACCAACACCTACACCATTTTATCTACATATTACTCCCAGATTTGA
- the LOC111920262 gene encoding uncharacterized protein LOC111920262 isoform X3 has product MVEHHTRGGHPSYQGEMWRATVFPENENSDQSISEDDDLDGDLPEDHVSLGISAEEKGKVQILSQLDMLRDASEDMHERHETCLLQKRQADTCVEDDVEFPYFFGTKSKFTYNPQGCNSDEEIVSDNEVGGNWLQLSNKYFTSEADCGSFQFHPVSARSKRSCKGGQGKAKTKAKCKFSFRTQLHKDHLFQEEDGTTTTVKCNKTKSTSEQLADKKRSILSISDHIYTDIDIEDDPDCLVSDSESSEEDKAPPPPPPHEPKQKTIADQFHEALGAASTNEDGGHMYAVSRHTHTGFGLCGKLQHVMRMEKERDLYFLSKLQKQDEEGCFEVKILSRSWEGKLTVCSCSSIENEEQTKNLSIIFSSRICGDVDLDVGMMVRIHPPWKQVNVKGKQHNTNTYTILSTYYSQI; this is encoded by the exons ATGGTGGAACACCATACCCGCGGAGGTCATCCTTCTTACCAAGGAGAAATGTGGCGGGCCACCGTATTTCCG GAAAATGAAAATTCTGATCAGAGTATATCAG AGGATGATGATTTGGATGGAGACTTGCCAGAAGATCACGTCTCATTGGGCATTTCAGCTGAAGAAAAG GGTAAAGTACAAATTCTTTCTCAACTTGATATGCTCAGAG ATGCTAGTGAAGACATGCATGAACGACATGAAACGTGTTTACTTCAAAAG AGGCAAGCAGATACCTGTGTGGAAGATGATGTTGAATTCCCATATTTTTTTGGCACCAAAAGCAAATTCACCTACAATCCCCAGGGATGCAACTCAGATGAAGAAATTGTCTCTGATAATGAG GTGGGAGGAAATTGGTTACAGTTGAGTAATAAATACTTCACTTCAGAGGCTGATTGTGGTTCCTTTCAGTTTCATCCTGTATCTGCCAGATCAAAAAGGTCATGTAAAG GTGGCCAAGGCAAAGCCAAAACCAAAGCCAAGTGCAAGTTTTCTTTTAGGACACAGTTGCATAAGGACCACCTCTTTCAAGAGGAAGATGGAACTACAACTACTGTGAAG TGCAATAAAACAAAGTCCACCTCCGAACAGCTTGCTGACAAAAAGAGAAGCATATTATCAATTAGTGATCATATATACACAGACATAGACATAGAGGATGATCCCGATTGTTTGGTCAGTGATTCAGAGTCATCAGAAGAAGACAaggcaccaccaccaccaccaccacat GAGCCTAAACAGAAGACCATAGCTGATCAATTTCATGAAGCTTTAGGGGCTGCTTCTACAAACGAAGATGGGGGGCATATGTATGCAGTTTCTAGACATACTCATACAGG GTTTGGTTTATGTGGGAAGTTGCAGCATGTAATGCGTATGGAGAAGGAAAGAGATTTATATTTTTTGAGCAAATTGCAAAAACAAG ATGAAGAGGGTTGTTTTGAGGTGAAGATACTGTCCAGATCTTGGGAAGGAAAGCTGACTGTCTGTTCATGTTCTTCCATTGAAAATGAGGAG CAAACGAAGAATTTGAGCATCATATTTAGCTCAAGAATATGTGGTGATGTGGATCTTGATGTTGGGATGATGGTTCGTATTCACCCTCCATG GAAACAAGTGAATGTAAAGGGGAAGCAACACAACACCAACACCTACACCATTTTATCTACATATTACTCCCAGATTTGA
- the LOC111920262 gene encoding uncharacterized protein LOC111920262 isoform X1, translating into MPKGPPLNGGTPYPRRSSFLPRRNVAGHRISGKQLTTCQLQENENSDQSISEDDDLDGDLPEDHVSLGISAEEKGKVQILSQLDMLRDASEDMHERHETCLLQKRQADTCVEDDVEFPYFFGTKSKFTYNPQGCNSDEEIVSDNEVGGNWLQLSNKYFTSEADCGSFQFHPVSARSKRSCKGGQGKAKTKAKCKFSFRTQLHKDHLFQEEDGTTTTVKCNKTKSTSEQLADKKRSILSISDHIYTDIDIEDDPDCLVSDSESSEEDKAPPPPPPHEPKQKTIADQFHEALGAASTNEDGGHMYAVSRHTHTGFGLCGKLQHVMRMEKERDLYFLSKLQKQDEEGCFEVKILSRSWEGKLTVCSCSSIENEEQTKNLSIIFSSRICGDVDLDVGMMVRIHPPWKQVNVKGKQHNTNTYTILSTYYSQI; encoded by the exons ATGCCCAAGGGTCCGCCGTTGAATGGTGGAACACCATACCCGCGGAGGTCATCCTTCTTACCAAGGAGAAATGTGGCGGGCCACCGTATTTCCGGTAAGCAAT TGACTACTTGTCAACTGCAGGAAAATGAAAATTCTGATCAGAGTATATCAG AGGATGATGATTTGGATGGAGACTTGCCAGAAGATCACGTCTCATTGGGCATTTCAGCTGAAGAAAAG GGTAAAGTACAAATTCTTTCTCAACTTGATATGCTCAGAG ATGCTAGTGAAGACATGCATGAACGACATGAAACGTGTTTACTTCAAAAG AGGCAAGCAGATACCTGTGTGGAAGATGATGTTGAATTCCCATATTTTTTTGGCACCAAAAGCAAATTCACCTACAATCCCCAGGGATGCAACTCAGATGAAGAAATTGTCTCTGATAATGAG GTGGGAGGAAATTGGTTACAGTTGAGTAATAAATACTTCACTTCAGAGGCTGATTGTGGTTCCTTTCAGTTTCATCCTGTATCTGCCAGATCAAAAAGGTCATGTAAAG GTGGCCAAGGCAAAGCCAAAACCAAAGCCAAGTGCAAGTTTTCTTTTAGGACACAGTTGCATAAGGACCACCTCTTTCAAGAGGAAGATGGAACTACAACTACTGTGAAG TGCAATAAAACAAAGTCCACCTCCGAACAGCTTGCTGACAAAAAGAGAAGCATATTATCAATTAGTGATCATATATACACAGACATAGACATAGAGGATGATCCCGATTGTTTGGTCAGTGATTCAGAGTCATCAGAAGAAGACAaggcaccaccaccaccaccaccacat GAGCCTAAACAGAAGACCATAGCTGATCAATTTCATGAAGCTTTAGGGGCTGCTTCTACAAACGAAGATGGGGGGCATATGTATGCAGTTTCTAGACATACTCATACAGG GTTTGGTTTATGTGGGAAGTTGCAGCATGTAATGCGTATGGAGAAGGAAAGAGATTTATATTTTTTGAGCAAATTGCAAAAACAAG ATGAAGAGGGTTGTTTTGAGGTGAAGATACTGTCCAGATCTTGGGAAGGAAAGCTGACTGTCTGTTCATGTTCTTCCATTGAAAATGAGGAG CAAACGAAGAATTTGAGCATCATATTTAGCTCAAGAATATGTGGTGATGTGGATCTTGATGTTGGGATGATGGTTCGTATTCACCCTCCATG GAAACAAGTGAATGTAAAGGGGAAGCAACACAACACCAACACCTACACCATTTTATCTACATATTACTCCCAGATTTGA